The Mercenaria mercenaria strain notata chromosome 1, MADL_Memer_1, whole genome shotgun sequence nucleotide sequence AATGCTTAAGGTACAAGATTTAATAATATACCCTTTTTATCCTCAAGATATTTCCGCGTGAAactgtttgaaagaaaatgtaaataccGTCAAGATGTTGTATGaaaagtggtgtcacattccctgaaagaggGTCTGTGAGATGTTCAAATTGTTCTGAACAGCTTTTTCTCCATAACACTGAAGGCAGAAGATTGCATAATCTACCTAATTCATCCCAAAAATAGTAAACTGGGCTTAAATGCTTTTCAAAGACAGTATAACTACCTTTCAAACGATGCATAATAAGTGGTGTCACCTGCCCTGAAAGATGGTATGCGGGCTAATTTAAATCAAAAGGAGGTAAAGCTAAAAACTGAGTTAATGATTGTTTTGGAAAACATGTCAATCAAGCTGTCCTATATAAACACGATTAAGATTCAACATGTTGAAATTGGCCATgtttatttacatgaaaaatagaTATGTTCATTcttatcaaatcaaaaagaaaaacttcTGTTTATATTATAACGTTTTTCTGACACGTACCATCCTGCATTTCAGTACCGTCCTACATTTTGAAAGGACATAAATATTATTGATCGTCAAGGAGCTTTAACAAAGGTGTTTTATTCGTCTTTGTATTTACGATGGTGTCCATGGTCACTACTGATTAAATAAGTGCACCGCAAATAGAggcgtaaaaaatgttaaaataattagtTGATTTTAATGATTGTTAACTGTCAGCGAGgacttttaatattttgattttaggctcgtcaaattatattgtatgtttaaaatttgaatatacaAGCAGTATGTAAAAAAGTCTGTAGAAGGCaaagaataaataaatcattgcttTAAAAGATAAATGATTGTTATATGCCTTTTATCAGAATAAATATTCACGCATACTGCAAGTCTGTTGATGGTTGATGTCGATGGCATCCAATTACTAAACTACCAGTCGGTTTTGTCGTTATATACTGATTATTTACTTTGGGTATTTTGTTAATCTATGATTCATTGATACCTCTCCTAAAGTGAATTTTCATTTTGGTATTTCATATATCATAGACTGGTGTTCAGCATGatatatgtcaatattttttcaaaacttcactgTTTAATAAGAAAAAACATGCGATAATATGATCGTCACATGTTTGATTATCTGTTTTATGCAGTATCTCGAATACTTATGGGGGCAAGgggacagtagatttgaaaattccacaattctgcgctgataccagtgcgaaaaaaatcattaaaagtcCTATTTTGATGAATTCCAGGCAAGtgttgagcggatgtattgcatatacttagcacttcattatgtgacattttcagcctgccgattttgtagtttctgtgataaaaacgagtaaaactaaggtttcaggacactaaattttgaggcaaaaatggcccgacatgcacaccttgcgcgacctgtaccgtattatttgcaaatgactgacctaaaacacatgtatatttttaaagcatgtgactaGACGAAAATTATGGTGGGAAGAGAAGTGTCTCATTTACCTTTTctgcaaatttgagctgaatctggatggatggatggatgacagtttccatttcgtctgacttccgatacctcaggtaagattttagacccggccgtctacacggagctaggaaaatcgatacaagcacatatttattttacacaataatcactcgtacgcaggaatccttagttctataaacatcatattaaataaccagttgaatatatatgcctttaaagatatctgtctattttatttaaaaaaaacatacccTGGACAAATGcgtaactggcccctgccactttaggGACTGAGcactttgtttcaaaataatCAGAATTCAGCTGCTTAACGTGTTATTATAGCTTCACATACTTGTATGATAACGTAGACATTTTGAGAATAAATTGAAATGTGTAGGATCGGTAACAGATCAAGAAGATCGGACAATGCAAAACTGTATTAAAAGGATCTTGATGTCGTTAAAAAGATGAGTGGATTCCTTGATAAGTTAATTTGTGGTAATACACATCGCGGCGGAACATTTGAGAAAACAGTGCACGTGATTTGAACACTAAACTGTTTAATTAACGACATTGTCAAATAAATAAAGGTGtcttgtagcagtgaacacaatgtCTAACCTTAAATTGCTGCCTCATTAAAATATCACactgtagacacgtgacatgataacaagtcacattatactaaaaccgggctgatcagtcctagtactatcctcttaatgttgagcgccaagctTGGAAGCTACTAACACCATTTTCACGTCTTCAGTATGTCTCAGCAAGGGAGGGAAGCCACGAAGCACTCAAAGCGGCAgccctaccactaggctaccggtTGACATAGGGGAATGGTATTACATTGTACAACGGCattttttctggtctggtgctAATGTTGTATTAGATTTTAAAGTATCAAATTACTCTACTTCATTTCTGACACAAAGTTTAAATGAGcttttgttttaataatacaatatgaatttaaaatctttttgctTTGTACAATAAACATTTGCCTTTGTAAATGCGACAGGTAATTACATTTGCAGTGTTCTGTTAAAGCGGAACGCTTCATGTTCATTAAGCTAATGTTGGTATAAAAATCAGTCTAACAGATTTATATCTTATGGAATTATTATTGTATTCTACAGCAGTCACTTGCAGGAACGTAATCGACTGCACAACTTCCGTGGCAGACAATatgctttttaaagtaaaaacagaTGTATATTAAGTACAATATATGGTAGATGGCTCTATGCATTATACAACGTCGTCTATAAAGCATACATGTTAATAGACGGTGATTGAGCTCATttctttcaatatatatatatatatatatatatatatatatatatatatatatatatatatatatatatatatatatatatatatatatatataacattctCTCGACTATGACGTTATTGTTCCATCCATTATATGAATCGCATATCCCACAGGCTAGTATACAGTAAACAAATCTTCTAACTGAAACAGTTTATCAATTGCGTAAACTGTGCAAATTTGCAGTATGCCTAAATCTCACTCAGCAAAAGCTGTGGGTGGCAAGAAATCAGCCACATAAAGGTCTAATAAAGAGGATAGCACAGGGCAACACGCAGCATTCGATGACCGGTTAGTTCAACTGGTGGCACAGAACATTTCTCAAGACAAAGGCATTCGAGAAGAAAGATCTTCTCTTATACAACCTCCAAAGAGAAAGCGCATTAAAAGTACAAATGACATTATCAATGACATTTCTTCGGACAGTGTCTTGTCCGAGAGTGAGGTGGAAGAGGAGTTGGGGTCATCTGACGCGTCCACCGAGTCAGAGGATGAGAGCACAAGCGGTTTGGACGTGCCAGTTGACCTCGGGTCGTTCTCAACCGTGCAGCCTCGTGTTGACAAAAGATAAGGACAGCAATCTGGAACCTACAGTATGTTGATCTGTCAGCACTATATTTCAAATCTAATATTTCAGAGACAACAACGATCACAAAGTCGAAATAACAGCTACGGTCACTTCCGTACAGAAGTCAACCCCTCATAAAATTACCAAACTATTTACCTGCTGTCGTACTCGGCATCTTTTGTTATAAGTACCCTTCGGAAAGTCCATATCTTTTCCGCTACACGTCTCTCATTCAAAATCTTGCACAACATACTAATACCTTGCAACTGTACGATGGAAAATGTCATCATCTACGTGTTGTAAACCCTTGCCTTTGGGCACAATTCACACTAAAACTTACCTCACCTGCACTATTGCCAAATCGCAGACCTTTCGTCCCTAACATCAGAACGGCCAATCCAGACTACCCCTCTCTGTCGGGCACAAACCAGGATTACACTATACGCTCTATGATTTTAGGCTGTCAAAAACTCAGGAACACAGTGTTAGCCGACTCCCACTCTCATCAACACATAAGTTTTCTCTTTAAAGCTACAGAGGAGCTTTATAAATTGTTtctatatcaaaaatatttgtatcaatccaTTGTGTGAATtgctagcaaaaaaaaaaaaaaacttttccatTGCCAACACGCTCATTTACTTCGAGCACATCACACTGACATCCAAGACTATCCGTTTGTATCTACACACAACAAAACTTAACGCTCTGATAAACCTATTTCAATATTAACCCGCAACAACAAACCTCTATGCCCTGCGACAGTATCTTCAGGTTCGAGGTCCTACAAGCGGCACATTGTTTATTCATTCCACATATAGCAAATTGGGCCTGCACTCAAGCCGTGCTCTCAGGTATCCCTGACCGCAAAATATGTGGAAATCCCGGGCTTTCAGGCCTAACCTACGTGTCCCCAATTTAACAGCTGCCAGGCAAACCATCCAATAAATTTACACACTAACGTGGTCTTTGTTTAAGTGTAGGAGAAGGGAGCATTGGGAATGTTTCCTTTTCCCTAACACATTTCCCATATCCTAAAATCTAATAACTTTTTATCAAGGCGTACTCCCGTGTAACATTAGGATGTGTTTCCAACTAGTTTATATGTTCCTTTCATGAAGATTGTTCCTTCATTGAAATTAGTGCAAGTAAACACATTCATCAACTAGTTGTTAGTACTATATGATACGATTACAGCTTTGTGGTTGTTGAGGCTCATTATTAACACTGCATTCCCTTATACATATTCGCAATAGTATCTATAACCAGTATTTCAAAATACCTATAATCCATAAAGTTTGCTGTTATGCCTTCTTGTTCAGTTTAGACGTTGTGTCTTTGAGTACTAAAATTCTGCAGAACTTGTTTCATTTCACTTAGCTCTTGATACTTTTGATTATCTTTCTGTTTAAAGATTGGGGTGATCCTTACATTTTGTGGTATATGGCGTTACCATTCGCCTTTTTGCTCATGTTCTGTAAATAGTTTAGTTTAGGATATACCTTGACATCCTTACAATTGAGAGGTAAGTCTGAATTTGCGTAAATACACCTATCCATATTGTGCAAtttgttatatgtttttcttgcttactttatattttatatttgtttcatcTTGCATTTTTATAGGTTAAAATTGTGTTGCATATGAACCCTTTGGTGGAATTATTTTGTATACttgaatttgtatttgtttgtgtGATACTGGGGTGTATCTCATCTTTTCCTGTATGTATTTACCACTTGCCATCTTTCTTAGCATGCAGTATATTAGATTTCATTTTGTGTCTTATAATTATTTATGCGCCGATTCTGACATTCTTCGTACTTTGATGACTGCATAATCTTTCTCTTTATAATAGCTTTCTCGTTTGTATATACCTGTCGAATGTCtactcattaatttatgtaattcAATAGAAATTATTGTAACCGTTATAGAGTGTCCGCACTTAAATGTTGTTTTCCGCATTGTACATATCTTGCTCGTCCCTGCCTCTTCGATTGGATTGGTTTTAGACttttatgttatgtatatatataattgctGCACTCTAGTCTTTATCTTTCTCATCTTGTTTATTAAAACGCCTGGCATCGGTTACATGCCAGATATAATCAGCATACACATTGTGTTTGCTTTTCTATGTGACATAAAAATTACTTCAGAGGCTAGGAACCCGCAaatataaaatgagccgtgccatgagaaaaccaacatagtgggtatgcgaccagcatggatccagaccagcctgcgcatccgcgcagtctggtcaggctccatgctgttcgcttttaaagcctattggaattggagaaactattagcgaacagcatggatcctgaccagactgcgcggatgcgcaggctggtctggatccatgctggtcgcaaacccattatgttgattttctcatggcacggctcaaatggtaaTTTATATGACAATATAAAGACCCTTACATTTACAAGACCTCATACTACTATTGTACGATAGAGGCAAAGATGCAAACCAACGTTcagtttttgtactttttaaactatcacatttttattgtttctaaCCTATAACAGCCGGGAACAAACACTGAGCAGAGAAGAGTGACTTAGTTTCCGCTATCATTAAAATCTCTAAACCCGTTTTCTGTATGGTTTATAAATACgattacaaaaaatatcaaattactgTACTCCAGTTCTTACACAAAGGTTAAAATGAGAACTATTCTTTAAGACtataatttattgatttaaaatcTTCTAATTTTGtactataaatatttgaaattgtcaATGAcagattttagatattttttagtTACTCAGTCACCTACAGTAGCGTGAACTGGATAACGTTCGTTAAAAAAATCAGTTTGCagttaaacaaatttaaaagataGTTTGATTTTTGTGTGTCTTTTACTTTCGCATAAATCGTTGtcaatttgtaaaatgaatataaagttaaaagcTCAATATATCGGACTTGTTATTGCAGCCGGTGTGATTCTATTTCTGATACGTAATATAGGATATCTGGTAGCAGAGTTTGCCATACACTGCAATGTTAACGTTAAAATATGTAATACTTGTTCAATGAAATATCAGAACGAACTTCGCCAAACAAAACGGATACCAAATATAATGCATCAAATATATTTTCCTGTAAAAAGTAAAACTCCATCAAAAGATCTCATAAAAGCACGCACAAGCTGTATTCAGACACACAGTAATTATACTCACTATCTGTGGAATGAGACGGAAGTAATAAAATTTATTCGTACCGAGTATCCTCACATGGAAGCCCAGTATTCGAGCTACGATTACTGGGTACGGCGTGTGAATGTTGCCAGATATCTTGTTCTCTATCATTATGGAGGCTGGTATGTGGATCTGGATATGACATGTATGAAGAGGTAAATTccactttatttattttctaatataGTAATTAAGTGGCAGTGTCTGACGATGTGCAGTTATTGAAGTATTCGTTCAAGAATTCTTAAACACCGTGAAAGTCAgtctttaacagtttttttttttttttttttgttaacattacCACATCTGACATAATGAAATTAATCTTTGATTCACTTATTGCATAGTTACCTTGCTTTTATAcaccatttcttttttattttgatatcatcaataaaatacttttcaGACGTTCTGTTTTTACGTTTTCGACATGTAtttttttcggcgtagctgtTTAACAATATTCTATAGTAATCGGGGCACAGATAAGGTGCGTGctgaaaagataaaccatttattattagatcttaaatgacatttaatatcAGAAGGCATATATCAAATAGAgaatatttactatttttattacccaaaactatctatctatcttcgtTTACAGCTTAACTCCTCTCTCAGGTGTCATTAACATATGCGCAGTCAGTGCATGACAATGATTGTTTTTACCAAAGTATTGACGGTGAGATGTCAACGTGAGAAAGTGAGACTGAAAACAACTAAAAGTGTTAGATATACAGACAATAGTAGTAAAATCAGGTTAAAAACGCACTTTGCTACAAGTAATTGCATGTATGTTAGCATACATCCATAAAACGTTTTAGTCTAATTCtaaaattttttgtaatttattatcGCAAGATAAATCGAAAGCAAACATACTTCTTTCCCCGCTATGTACCTCTCTTACAGATGAATAAGTGGAGGCTGATCGTAACTGTAGAGTCACTGTACCTGGTTTCGAACTGTACGCTGTTTCACACATCCTTCGAATTCATGTTTTCGGTGAAAATAAAGCAGAcaatttaaatttcatgaaaataatgactatgcaaacaacaacaaagtgcaaattaaattgaaaaatcactattccatcatatatgTAAGTGTTTACCTCTTTACCCATATAACAAttatttcaacagttattgaagatctcccaatctgcaaatgttcGATTGACTTCAATTTGATATTATgctttaagttttattaaaacggAGAACTTAATAGAATAGATAGAATGTTTGGGGTCACTAGTGAATCAAAAGCTTATAgggttttattttgattttagttcAACTAATTGTATGAGTATCGACATATTGTGCTAACGGGTTGCTTATTAGAGATTCTGTCACaaaacgaaattatttcagaatcagcacagGACGTGAAATCATTTTGACCGTTTATCACTAAAATGATATCTATTGATCATTtgaatttgctgcttagttgaaatatttgcaaatgaatcatGTGTTCATACATGcgtatccaaatattttctgtctgtacacCCTGTTTAATTCTGATTTTCCGCGTGCCAAACGTTATAACCTccacgccgtttgtctttttaaatacttttcttgttttaaattttgactcCTTATGTAGGTAGATTCttggaaaataaacaaaaaataagtaggtaggtaggtaaagtTAGGTTAGGTAAGGTTAAGGTTACATGAAAGATAGGTTTGGTTAAGGTTGAGTTTAATGTTAAGGTTAGATTAGGTTAGGTTATGTTAAATTAGGTTAGGTAAGTTAAGCTTTGCCAAGCTAAGCTAAGATAAGATAAGGTAAAGTAAGATCTGAGTAGATTAGAGAAGAAAAATGTTTAGTAGATTAGATCCCGCAAAAAGAAATGTTTcctaaaatggggaaaaaatcagATTTACTAAAAACCATATAGAAAGTTTTATCACACCGTGAACTCGATTAGTAATATCAATCATTTATTCCCAATAATGTTATAGACACCTTATAATgtaatttaacaaaaacaaaccaaaactgttcttttaatataataaaacgcattttgtaagctttttatttttgttatagtTGTCATTAAGTTGTCATCAATAtgaaattgaaatcaaaatttatattaGAAAACATGTATGCTAACCATTTAAGTAAAATAATCTGAAATTTATCGTTGAGATGTTCAAATTAAGCCGTTACCACATTGTCCATGACGACTATGGGTCtacttcatatatttattatcattttgggTTATAGTAGGTAaagattttttcataaatttatgcTACAAACCTACCAATAGTatttaaaaaaaggtaaataCAAGAAAAGAGAAGATAAAAAAGTCTTTAGTAATATATCATCGCAAGAGAAATCGAAGACAAACTTCTGTCACTGCAATTTAATATTTGCGAGACCTCATACTACTATTGTTCGGAAGATGCGAggatgcccgccgttacatgactgaaatactgttgaaaaacggcgttaaatcaaaacaaaagatGCGAGGATGCAAACCAACGTTCAGTATTTGTACTTTTTAACCTGTCACACATTTAGTGGTATCTAACCTTTAACAGTCTCGTTTCAGATAGCGGGAACAAATAATAACAGAGAAGTTTTAAATACGTATTATCGATTTTCCGCTATCCTAAAATGCGCACAAATAATGGCATTTTCTTCATGGTCAATACGAGTACAAAAATCAAGAAGGTTGAATTTTTCTTTAAGAATATAATAATATTGATTTAAAGTCTTcgtattttgtacaataaatatttGTCATTGTCAGTTAACGATATTAAATCTTATGATATTAGGTATGTATTACACAGAAGTCACCTACAAAAGCGTGAACTGAACAAGTTTCGTTACAAACTATTTTTCAGTTTGGTCGTCAACagttaaacaaatatatatgataGTTTGATTTTTGCTTTTCTTTTACTTACGCATAAATCGCTGTCACTTTTTAAAATGACTATcaaattgaaagttcaatataTCGGAATTACTATTGCAGCCTATGTGATTCTATTTATAATACGCAATATTGGATATCTGGTAGCAGAGATTTTTTTTGCACTGCAATATTAAGGTTAAAATATGTAATACTTGTTCAATGAAATATCAGAACGAACTTCGTTAAACAAACCGGATAACCAAATAATGGCATTTTCTTAAGGTCTATACGATTACAAAAGTATCAAATTACTCTACTTCAATTCGGACACaagggttaaaaaaataatatattgatTACAAATCTTCtgattttgtacaataaatgttTGCCATCGTCAGtgaatgattttaaaacttaTGAGATTATTAATGTATTCTACAGCAGTCACCTACAGATGCGTGATTTTCAGTTTGGTCGTGTGCAgttaaacaaatatataagaCAGTTTGATTTGTGTGTGCCCTTTTAATTTTCGCGTAAATCGTTGCCAATAAATTGAATTTGTAGAATGACTATCAAATTGAAAGCTCAATATATCGGAATTATTATTGCAACCGGTGTGATTATATTTCTGATACGTAATATAGGATATCTGGTAGCAGAGTTTGCCCTACACTGCaatattaatgttaaaatatgtaataCTTGTTCAATGAAATATCAGAACGAACTTCGCCAAACAAAACGGATACCAAATATAATGCATCAAATTTATTTTCCTGTAAAAAGTAAAACTCTATCAAAAGATCTCATAAAGGCGCGCACAAGCTGTATTCAGACACACAGTGGTTATACTCACTATCTGTGGAATGAGACGGAAGTAATAAAATTTATTCGTACCGAGTATCCTCACATAGAACCCCTGTATTCGAGCTACGATTACTGGGTACGGCGTGTGAATGTTGCCAGATATCTTATTCTCTATCATTATGGAGGCTGGTATGTGGATCTGGATATGACATGTGTCAAGAGGTAAAGTCCACTTTATTTATTATCTAATACAGTAAGTGGCAATGTCTGACGATGTGCTGTTATTGAAGCATACTCTCAATAATGCTTAAACACCATttaagtaatacgtcagttttttaGAGTTTTTTACCATTACCCTATCTGACATAAGAAAATTAATCTTTGATTCACATCGTTACCTTCTTTTTATACACCATTTCCGTTTTTTAAATCATCATTACTTTTCAGATGTTCTGTTTTTTACGTTTTcgaagtgtttttttttcggcGTAGCAGTATAACAACGATTTTGACCAATATTCTACAGTAATCAGGGCACAGGTCAGGTGCGCGCTAAAGATATAAACCATTTATTACTACATGTAAGTATTAAATGACATTAAACATCAGAAGGCTTATATCAAATAGaggatatttagtagttttggTACCCAAACTATCTTCTATCTTTGTTTACTTCTGAATTCCTCTTTCTGGTATTATTATAAGATTCGCAGTCAATGCAAAAGAAAGTGAGACTGAAAACTGTCAAGAGTGTTAGATATACAGTCAAGAGTAGTAAAATCAGGTTAAAACTAACTGCATGTATGTTACATCCATAAAACGTATTATTCTAATTTTAATGTCTTTAGTAATTTATTATCGCAAGGGAAATCGAAAGAAAACGTCTTCCCCGCTACTTATTTCTCTTACAGATGAATGAGTGGTGGatggttgtaactgtagagtcaATGTACCCGGTTTCACACTGTACGTGGTTTCACACACCCTGCAAATGCATGTTCTCCgtgaaaataaaacagacaatttAACAATTCTTTATTGTTATTTCACGAAACTTGGTAATTTTCTACATAATTTGATACCAGGTCTCGTTTTCCACTGGAACCCCGCTCCGGTAAGTTCAGAACGAATGGAgtccagggcccagttgttctaactgtctgttaaattttgattaaaatatttgtcATTGTGGGATACACTAGATTAAGTATAAAGTTTTGATTATACTGTAAAGGCATGGAAACCCTCATACTCCTGAACCCATGACTTTGTTTTTCTAAGTATTCTAAAATGTTGAActataaccctaaaagttaatcaactgtaagcttaatcgcctgttaaagtttcagacaactggatccagttggtTAGTTGAAAAATctcaatttcaatgaaaataaagactatgcaaacaacaacaatgtgcaaattataTTGAAAACTCACTATCCTATCATGCAtttaagtatttacctattacttgactcaa carries:
- the LOC123534484 gene encoding uncharacterized protein LOC123534484 isoform X1 — protein: MTIKLKAQYIGIIIATGVIIFLIRNIGYLVAEFALHCNINVKICNTCSMKYQNELRQTKRIPNIMHQIYFPVKSKTLSKDLIKARTSCIQTHSGYTHYLWNETEVIKFIRTEYPHIEPLYSSYDYWVRRVNVARYLILYHYGGWYVDLDMTCVKSVSNIAEEVLRLNKSVVQHYTWPVGTSNDFFGVTPKHQFLKSVLDHLPNSNRWFIFPYPNTVLTTGTTYMWGRYLNYPYGEEFFILNPDEIKTYFRHHHDSAWHGWDAQIIRFFVHNYHKILPLSVLIIIILMYFWVLRK
- the LOC123534484 gene encoding uncharacterized protein LOC123534484 isoform X2 — its product is MNIKLKAQYIGLVIAAGVILFLIRNIGYLVAEFAIHCNVNVKICNTCSMKYQNELRQTKRIPNIMHQIYFPVKSKTPSKDLIKARTSCIQTHSNYTHYLWNETEVIKFIRTEYPHMEAQYSSYDYWVRRVNVARYLVLYHYGGWYVDLDMTCMKSVSNIAEEVLRLNKSVVQHYTWPVGTSNDFFGVTPKHQFLKSVLDHLPNSNRWFIFPYPNTVLTTGTTYMWGRYLNYPYGEEFFILNPDEIKTYFRHHHDSAWHGWDAQIIRFFVHNYHKILPLSVLIIIILMYFWVLRK